One window of the Natranaerobius trueperi genome contains the following:
- a CDS encoding M20 family metallo-hydrolase, producing MIGSTRLVFTDEYELERNILKINGKVTYEDAVVYLVGYLERNNPTIMIGSH from the coding sequence ATGATTGGATCTACACGCCTTGTTTTTACAGATGAATATGAACTAGAAAGGAATATACTAAAAATTAATGGAAAAGTAACTTATGAAGATGCAGTAGTTTATTTGGTAGGATATCTAGAGCGTAATAATCCAACTATTATGATTGGATCTCATTAG